A part of Salmo salar chromosome ssa18, Ssal_v3.1, whole genome shotgun sequence genomic DNA contains:
- the LOC106578171 gene encoding equistatin isoform X2, whose translation MAILTIIVLVSTAFALGDAMIRPCEDARDAAKHGPPGAYVPTCDDNGQYTPEQCSGSTGYCWCVTSYGQKIQGTETPPGTAINC comes from the exons ATGGCGATATTGACCATCATTGTGCTTGTCAGCACAGCTTTTGCTCTGGGAG ATGCTATGATACGACCCTGTGAGGATGCTAGAGATGCCGctaaacatggcccacctggagCCTACGTCCCCACGTGTGACGACAATGGACAATACACCCCTGAGCAATGTTCGGGCTCTACAG GTTACTGTTGGTGTGTGACCAGCTACGGACAGAAGATCCAGGGTACAGAGACCCCACCAGGCACTGCTATCAACTGCTAG